A DNA window from Labilithrix sp. contains the following coding sequences:
- a CDS encoding serine/threonine protein kinase → MSGHGRDPSRQTVLADRYVLRGELGRGGCAVVYEAHDLRLGRLVALKMVKSSARDQQANARLAREARAGAAIHHPNVCGLSDAGYLPDGRPYLVMERLQGETLTSCLRRTGNLSAEHAVDIALQLLSALDAAHAIGIVHRDVKPDNVFLVPRHGCTPLVKLLDFGMCRRAATAVAKDDATLTRAGQVVGTPEYMSPEQVSGKRTFDGRIDLYAVGVILYEALSGQRAFPGKDAREVVVSVLVKSLPPLKHLRPDIPSVIERIVSRAIEKDANQRYGTAHEFQADLHEAKRQMAERRRAMMQTGPRQRVEPPPPPQRAPYRPSAESDEWDNQPTLQVQRLSRSARTA, encoded by the coding sequence ATGAGCGGGCACGGTCGGGATCCATCGCGCCAGACGGTGTTGGCCGATCGCTACGTCCTCCGGGGCGAGCTTGGTCGCGGCGGCTGCGCGGTGGTCTACGAGGCGCACGACCTCCGGCTCGGCCGCCTCGTCGCGCTCAAGATGGTGAAGAGCTCGGCGCGCGATCAGCAAGCGAACGCACGGCTCGCGCGCGAGGCCCGCGCGGGCGCGGCGATTCATCATCCCAACGTCTGCGGTCTCTCCGACGCGGGGTACCTCCCGGACGGTCGGCCCTACCTCGTGATGGAGCGGCTCCAGGGCGAGACGCTCACGTCATGTCTTCGCCGCACGGGCAACCTGTCGGCGGAGCACGCGGTCGACATCGCGCTCCAGCTCCTCTCCGCGCTCGACGCGGCGCACGCGATCGGCATCGTCCATCGCGACGTGAAGCCGGACAACGTGTTCCTCGTCCCGCGCCACGGCTGCACGCCGCTCGTGAAGCTCCTCGACTTCGGGATGTGCCGCCGCGCCGCGACCGCGGTGGCGAAGGACGACGCGACGCTGACGCGCGCGGGTCAGGTCGTGGGCACGCCCGAGTACATGTCGCCGGAGCAGGTCTCCGGCAAGCGCACGTTCGACGGCCGCATCGATCTCTACGCCGTCGGCGTCATCTTGTACGAGGCGCTCTCGGGCCAGCGCGCGTTCCCGGGCAAGGACGCGCGCGAGGTGGTCGTCTCGGTCCTCGTGAAGTCGCTGCCGCCGCTCAAGCACCTCCGTCCGGACATCCCGAGCGTCATCGAGCGCATCGTCTCGCGCGCGATCGAGAAGGACGCGAACCAGCGCTACGGGACCGCGCACGAGTTCCAGGCCGACCTCCACGAGGCGAAGCGCCAGATGGCGGAGCGCCGCCGCGCGATGATGCAGACCGGCCCGCGGCAGCGCGTCGAGCCGCCGCCGCCCCCGCAGCGCGCGCCCTATCGCCCCTCCGCCGAGAGCGACGAGTGGGACAACCAGCCGACGCTGCAGGTCCAGCGCCTCTCACGCTCCGCGCGCACGGCGTAG
- a CDS encoding LamG domain-containing protein: MSEANLVGYYPLNDGAGTVVRDCSGRGNDGTVISSHGQMWTNGMFGGAFATTASAGCIDLGKPADLLLEGTSFTVSAWGRADAFGTSTISYYLVGRTVFPDSAGWRLGTDPGNTWSTKLSDTTRGLLFLESAGQQSTGVWTHVVAVYASAGNGTNGAVTLYVNGAAVDSSPFSAVKPDNGASLRIGCRGDNQGYFRGAIDEVRIYNRALSAADVAALSKKVP; encoded by the coding sequence GTGAGTGAGGCGAACCTCGTTGGCTACTATCCGCTCAACGATGGGGCCGGGACCGTCGTGCGTGACTGCTCCGGCCGCGGGAACGATGGCACCGTCATCAGCTCGCATGGCCAGATGTGGACGAACGGCATGTTCGGCGGCGCGTTCGCGACGACGGCGTCGGCGGGGTGCATCGACCTCGGCAAACCGGCCGATCTGCTGCTCGAAGGGACCTCCTTCACCGTCTCGGCGTGGGGGCGCGCGGATGCGTTCGGGACGTCGACGATCTCCTATTACCTCGTCGGACGGACCGTGTTCCCCGACAGCGCCGGGTGGCGGCTCGGCACCGATCCCGGAAACACCTGGAGCACGAAGCTCTCCGACACCACGCGCGGCCTCCTCTTCCTCGAGAGCGCCGGACAGCAGAGCACCGGCGTCTGGACGCACGTCGTCGCGGTGTACGCGAGCGCAGGGAACGGGACGAACGGAGCCGTCACCCTCTACGTCAACGGCGCCGCCGTCGACAGCTCACCGTTCAGCGCCGTCAAACCCGACAACGGCGCGTCGCTTCGCATCGGCTGCCGCGGCGACAATCAGGGCTACTTCCGCGGCGCGATCGACGAAGTGCGGATCTACAACCGCGCGCTCAGCGCGGCCGACGTCGCCGCGCTGTCCAAGAAGGTCCCGTAG
- a CDS encoding KamA family radical SAM protein, with protein sequence MTLVALSRKDDWHAQLRDSIRSADELARVLDLTPGELEGARRAESQGLPVAITPYYLALCDRHDPRCPIRLQCVPQALESVEVAGDMVDPLGEVAHEVAPHLVQRYPDRVLLLATDRCAVYCRFCTRSRIVGDGGGPAPLERLEPAFAYVAAHTEVRDVIVSGGDPLAMATDRLERLVARVRAIPNVETIRLATRVPVTLPMRVTNELVSALRPHHPIWVMTHFNHPKELTPEAIAACTRLADAGFPVMNQSVLLAGVNDDAAVLEALFRGLVRARVRPYYLLQADPVRGTGHLRTPLDRGIAIMAALQGRLTGIALPKLICDTPGGRGKVPIGPDYVVARAPGRTLLRTFRGEEIAYLDPPTS encoded by the coding sequence TTGACCCTCGTCGCGCTCTCCCGGAAAGACGACTGGCACGCGCAGCTCCGTGACTCGATCCGCAGCGCCGACGAGCTCGCGCGCGTCCTCGACCTGACGCCGGGCGAGCTCGAGGGCGCCCGGCGCGCGGAGAGCCAAGGGCTCCCCGTCGCGATCACGCCGTATTACCTCGCGCTCTGCGATCGTCACGATCCACGCTGTCCGATCCGCCTCCAGTGCGTGCCGCAGGCGCTCGAGTCGGTGGAGGTCGCCGGCGACATGGTCGATCCGCTCGGCGAGGTCGCGCACGAGGTCGCGCCCCACCTCGTACAGCGGTACCCCGATCGCGTCCTCCTCCTCGCGACCGATCGCTGCGCCGTGTACTGCCGCTTCTGCACGCGCTCCCGCATCGTCGGCGACGGCGGCGGACCCGCCCCGCTCGAGCGCCTCGAGCCCGCGTTCGCGTACGTCGCGGCGCACACCGAGGTGCGCGACGTCATCGTGAGCGGCGGCGACCCCCTCGCGATGGCGACCGATCGCCTCGAGCGGCTCGTCGCGCGCGTCCGCGCGATCCCGAACGTCGAGACGATCCGCCTCGCGACGCGCGTGCCGGTCACGCTGCCGATGCGCGTCACGAACGAGCTCGTGTCCGCGCTCCGCCCCCACCACCCGATCTGGGTGATGACCCACTTCAACCACCCGAAGGAGCTCACGCCGGAGGCGATCGCGGCGTGCACCCGCCTCGCCGACGCGGGCTTCCCGGTGATGAACCAGAGCGTCCTCCTCGCCGGCGTCAACGACGACGCCGCCGTCCTCGAGGCCCTGTTCCGCGGCCTCGTCCGCGCGCGCGTGCGCCCGTACTACCTCCTCCAAGCCGACCCGGTCCGCGGCACCGGCCATCTCCGCACGCCCCTCGATCGAGGGATCGCGATCATGGCCGCGCTGCAGGGCCGTCTGACCGGCATCGCGCTCCCGAAGCTGATTTGCGACACCCCCGGCGGCCGAGGAAAAGTCCCGATCGGCCCAGACTACGTCGTCGCGCGCGCCCCCGGACGCACCCTCCTCCGCACCTTCCGCGGCGAGGAAATCGCATACCTCGATCCCCCCACCTCATAA
- a CDS encoding peptidyl-prolyl cis-trans isomerase codes for MRPGLLLFVFGLLVVFAGCKSCDGSSASDAGSSPTSLLTDKQAAQVLARVGDKTITLGDYTAALEHMDQFDRLRYQSPERRKELLDEMITVELLAQEATEKGYDKDPLAQQELRAVLRDAMLAEARKGAPTPADVPESEVRAWYEAHRAEYKDPERRRVSAIVLGSEATAKEALAAAQKAATATEWGELVRSKSIDPQARANVPHDLAGDMGIASPPDDPRGDNPRIPQEVRAAAFAIDALGGVHDKVVAAGGKFYVVRLTQKIAPHERGYEEAERTIRVKLAQDKLREREDKLIVELKKDVKVEVDEAALATIRVDLASAKDAGAVPDASSTTGATPGAPSSSTTGATTGGIPDASSTTGRD; via the coding sequence ATGCGGCCCGGGCTGCTGCTCTTCGTCTTCGGTCTCCTCGTCGTCTTTGCAGGTTGCAAGTCGTGCGACGGCTCGAGCGCATCGGACGCCGGATCCTCGCCGACGTCCCTCCTCACCGACAAACAAGCGGCGCAGGTGCTCGCGCGCGTCGGCGACAAGACGATCACGCTCGGCGACTACACCGCCGCGCTCGAGCACATGGACCAGTTCGATCGCCTCCGCTACCAGTCGCCCGAGCGGCGCAAAGAGCTCCTCGACGAGATGATCACGGTGGAGCTCCTCGCGCAGGAGGCGACCGAGAAGGGCTACGACAAGGACCCGCTCGCGCAGCAGGAGCTCCGCGCGGTGCTGCGCGACGCGATGCTGGCCGAGGCGCGCAAGGGCGCCCCGACGCCGGCGGACGTGCCCGAGTCCGAGGTCCGCGCCTGGTACGAAGCACATCGTGCAGAATACAAAGATCCCGAGCGCCGGCGCGTGTCCGCGATCGTGCTCGGCTCCGAGGCGACGGCGAAGGAGGCCCTCGCCGCCGCGCAGAAGGCCGCGACCGCGACGGAGTGGGGCGAGCTCGTCCGCTCGAAGTCGATCGATCCGCAGGCGCGCGCGAACGTGCCGCACGACCTCGCCGGCGACATGGGGATCGCCTCGCCGCCGGACGATCCGCGCGGCGACAACCCGCGCATCCCGCAGGAGGTCCGCGCCGCCGCCTTCGCGATCGACGCGCTCGGCGGCGTCCACGACAAGGTCGTCGCCGCGGGCGGCAAGTTCTACGTCGTCCGGCTCACGCAGAAGATCGCCCCGCACGAGCGCGGCTACGAAGAGGCGGAGCGCACCATCCGCGTGAAGCTCGCGCAGGACAAGCTGCGCGAGCGGGAAGACAAGCTGATCGTGGAGCTGAAGAAGGACGTGAAGGTGGAGGTCGACGAAGCCGCGCTCGCGACCATACGCGTCGACCTCGCGAGCGCGAAGGACGCGGGCGCCGTGCCCGACGCGTCCTCGACGACGGGCGCCACGCCGGGCGCACCTTCGTCCTCGACGACGGGCGCCACGACGGGCGGTATTCCGGACGCGTCTTCGACGACGGGACGCGATTGA
- a CDS encoding PEGA domain-containing protein: MRSTYLRHLALPLAIALTVPTVVATYPTAAWAQAKKQTIREQLPLEARGHWDAGIALVNNGKWAQARTSFAAAYDMSKNPRVLFNVAVCEKNIAQYHRAWATIQSQLAEKSKLPADEIADAQQFAAGLEKFIAHITIDIDQKDAEIYVNDDKIDNAKLPGPIDTSGGPIKVRAVKPGFAEATETKEVAGGRQDTFTIKMQALERTTIVNVNVIGPPRATVKVDNQEVGQTPYSGPVRVSETPHQISVEAPGYVTGVQPLVVKEGPPINLTMTLAPEQAKGKLVVVTKPPGATIEIDGKQVGATRWEGPVDARVHQVTVKKPGYYTWSYEADVPRGGERSLSASLNEDRNTSFVPWLIGTIVVGGALIVGIVLLATPPDQKPINGTLDPFTVRTNSRPGGGFPGFQF; the protein is encoded by the coding sequence ATGCGCTCGACCTACCTTCGTCATCTCGCGCTTCCGCTCGCGATCGCGCTGACGGTGCCCACCGTCGTCGCGACGTACCCGACCGCCGCCTGGGCGCAGGCGAAGAAACAAACGATTCGCGAGCAGCTGCCGCTCGAGGCGCGCGGTCACTGGGACGCCGGCATCGCGCTCGTCAACAACGGCAAGTGGGCGCAGGCGCGCACGAGCTTCGCCGCCGCCTACGACATGTCGAAGAACCCGCGCGTGCTCTTCAACGTCGCGGTCTGCGAGAAGAACATCGCCCAGTACCACCGCGCGTGGGCCACGATCCAGAGCCAGCTCGCGGAGAAGAGCAAGCTCCCCGCCGACGAGATCGCGGACGCGCAGCAGTTCGCGGCGGGCCTCGAGAAGTTCATCGCCCACATCACGATCGACATCGATCAGAAGGACGCGGAGATCTACGTCAACGACGACAAGATCGACAACGCGAAGCTCCCCGGTCCGATCGACACGTCGGGCGGTCCGATCAAGGTCCGCGCGGTGAAGCCCGGTTTCGCGGAGGCGACGGAGACGAAGGAGGTCGCCGGCGGCCGGCAGGACACCTTCACGATCAAGATGCAGGCGCTCGAGCGCACCACGATCGTGAACGTCAACGTCATCGGCCCGCCGCGCGCGACGGTGAAGGTCGACAACCAGGAGGTCGGCCAGACGCCGTACTCGGGGCCGGTCCGCGTCTCGGAGACGCCGCACCAGATCTCGGTCGAGGCGCCCGGCTACGTCACGGGTGTTCAGCCCCTCGTCGTGAAGGAGGGGCCCCCGATCAACCTCACGATGACGCTCGCGCCGGAGCAGGCGAAGGGCAAGCTCGTCGTCGTCACCAAGCCGCCGGGCGCGACGATCGAGATCGACGGCAAGCAGGTCGGCGCGACGCGGTGGGAGGGTCCGGTCGACGCGCGCGTGCACCAGGTCACCGTCAAAAAGCCTGGATATTACACGTGGAGCTACGAGGCCGACGTCCCCCGCGGCGGCGAGCGGTCCCTGAGCGCCTCGCTCAACGAGGACCGCAACACGAGCTTCGTGCCCTGGCTCATCGGTACGATCGTCGTCGGAGGTGCGCTCATCGTCGGGATCGTGCTCCTCGCCACGCCGCCCGATCAGAAGCCGATCAACGGAACGCTCGACCCGTTCACTGTCCGGACGAACAGCCGTCCCGGCGGCGGTTTCCCGGGCTTCCAGTTCTGA
- the pyrH gene encoding UMP kinase: MSDRYGPQSGPRLDTIAPPPRDSRLHYKRIILKLSGEALCGSTGGFGIQPEVLKATAQELHEVWRLGVQVGIVVGGGNIFRGLKGASAGMDRAQSDYMGMLATVINALALQDALEQAGVPTRVQTAIEIRQIAEPYIRRRAIRHMEKGRFVIFAAGTGNPYFSTDTAAALRAMECGAQALFKATKVDGIYDKDPMKHEDARMYDRVSFGKFINDRIGVMDSTAATLCRDNNMPIRVFKLTTPGNIRDVVIGKPIGTTVEG, encoded by the coding sequence ATGAGCGATCGCTACGGCCCCCAGTCCGGTCCTCGCCTCGACACGATCGCCCCGCCGCCGCGGGACTCGAGGCTCCACTACAAGCGCATCATCCTCAAGCTGAGCGGCGAAGCGCTGTGCGGCAGCACGGGTGGCTTCGGCATCCAGCCGGAGGTGCTGAAGGCGACGGCGCAGGAGCTGCACGAGGTGTGGCGCCTCGGCGTCCAGGTCGGCATCGTCGTCGGCGGCGGCAACATCTTCCGCGGCCTCAAGGGCGCGAGCGCCGGCATGGACCGCGCGCAGAGCGACTACATGGGCATGCTCGCGACGGTCATCAACGCGCTCGCGTTGCAGGACGCGCTCGAGCAGGCGGGCGTTCCCACGCGCGTGCAGACGGCGATCGAGATCCGCCAGATCGCGGAGCCGTACATCCGCCGCCGCGCGATCCGCCACATGGAGAAGGGCCGCTTCGTCATCTTCGCCGCCGGCACGGGCAACCCGTACTTCTCGACCGACACCGCCGCCGCGCTCCGCGCGATGGAGTGCGGTGCGCAGGCGCTCTTCAAGGCGACGAAGGTCGACGGCATCTACGACAAGGACCCGATGAAGCACGAAGACGCGCGGATGTACGATCGTGTCTCGTTCGGGAAGTTCATCAACGACCGCATCGGCGTGATGGACTCGACGGCCGCCACGCTCTGCCGCGACAACAACATGCCGATCCGCGTCTTCAAGCTCACGACGCCGGGCAACATCCGCGACGTGGTCATCGGCAAGCCGATCGGCACCACGGTCGAAGGTTGA
- a CDS encoding PEGA domain-containing protein, with protein sequence MRLLRRVAPLVVAASVLAAATNAYAQAPSPADTPAPAPAPAPTPAPASTSAPVKISTSDLKGSIYIDGALVGEGTFTGELGSGTHELKIVREGYDTYTEQLVIDKDPVNKTLTLALSSNVQTQEVEEVEWLEGLYGGFTLLGAFTPGGTGSSLETQCERKGEIPTLLSCSTPDGLAGGVGGFFGYHWDPVGMELFLEGSYDARTIKNEWAAASTIGAISGDPARTEEFTVRRAGGVLAARVRVTKQWRKIRVTIPFGVGLSYRFMSLVREARATVTGATDRYGADTVSYLSPAIIIEPSVGYRLTKGISVTLGFRFLLEAPGTALDEDNPITPRGGIHRLGFEGLSTPAYELASNAQFFIGPTLGMMFGP encoded by the coding sequence ATGCGTCTCCTTCGTCGTGTCGCTCCGCTCGTCGTCGCAGCGTCCGTCCTCGCCGCGGCGACGAATGCGTATGCCCAGGCTCCTTCGCCAGCCGACACGCCCGCGCCGGCACCCGCGCCCGCGCCGACGCCTGCGCCCGCGTCCACGTCGGCGCCGGTGAAGATCTCCACCTCCGATCTCAAGGGCTCGATCTACATCGACGGCGCGCTCGTCGGTGAGGGCACCTTCACCGGAGAGCTCGGGAGCGGCACCCACGAGCTGAAGATCGTACGCGAGGGCTACGACACGTACACGGAGCAGCTCGTCATCGACAAAGACCCCGTCAACAAGACGCTGACGCTCGCGCTGTCGAGCAACGTCCAGACGCAGGAGGTCGAAGAGGTCGAGTGGCTCGAAGGCCTCTACGGCGGCTTCACGCTCCTCGGCGCGTTCACGCCGGGCGGCACCGGCAGCTCGCTCGAGACGCAGTGCGAACGCAAGGGCGAGATCCCCACCCTCCTCTCGTGCAGCACGCCGGACGGCCTCGCCGGCGGCGTCGGCGGCTTCTTCGGCTACCACTGGGACCCCGTCGGCATGGAGCTGTTCCTCGAGGGCTCCTACGACGCGCGGACGATCAAGAATGAGTGGGCGGCCGCGTCGACGATCGGCGCGATCAGCGGCGATCCCGCGCGGACCGAGGAGTTCACCGTCCGCCGCGCCGGCGGCGTGCTCGCCGCGCGCGTGCGCGTCACGAAGCAGTGGCGGAAGATCCGCGTCACGATCCCCTTCGGCGTCGGCCTCTCCTACCGCTTCATGTCGCTCGTGCGCGAGGCGCGCGCCACCGTGACCGGCGCGACGGATCGCTACGGCGCGGACACGGTCTCCTATCTCAGCCCCGCCATCATCATCGAGCCGTCCGTCGGCTACCGCCTCACGAAGGGCATCTCCGTCACGCTCGGCTTCCGCTTCCTCCTCGAGGCCCCCGGCACCGCGCTCGACGAGGACAACCCCATCACCCCCCGCGGCGGCATTCACCGCCTGGGCTTCGAAGGTCTCTCGACCCCAGCCTACGAGCTCGCGTCGAACGCACAGTTCTTCATCGGCCCGACCCTCGGCATGATGTTCGGGCCTTAG
- a CDS encoding peptidoglycan-binding protein, with the protein MALLRRGMAGEPVRILQEKLGVTADGIFGQATYGALIQYQKDNGLSPDGIAGPDTFTAMELPELVLLHKPLKGQQVKKLQEGLGLAADGVFGPATEAAVKKVQEANGLDVDGIAGPQTLQHIPGFRIEMEIIHRSLLSDDSAAPEIDAAAAETAKAEFQASGAAITVEEQSTISKVANAVTAPYKSIWSTIKSIF; encoded by the coding sequence ATGGCACTTCTTCGACGTGGAATGGCGGGTGAGCCGGTGCGGATCCTTCAGGAGAAGCTCGGCGTGACGGCGGACGGCATCTTCGGTCAGGCGACGTACGGCGCGCTGATCCAGTACCAGAAGGACAACGGGCTCTCGCCCGACGGCATCGCCGGTCCGGACACGTTCACGGCGATGGAGCTCCCCGAGCTCGTCCTCTTGCACAAGCCGCTCAAGGGGCAGCAGGTGAAGAAGCTGCAGGAGGGCCTCGGCCTCGCCGCCGACGGCGTCTTCGGCCCGGCGACGGAGGCGGCGGTGAAGAAGGTCCAGGAGGCGAACGGCCTCGACGTCGACGGCATCGCGGGCCCGCAGACGCTGCAGCACATCCCCGGCTTCCGGATCGAGATGGAGATCATCCATCGCTCGCTCCTCTCGGACGACAGCGCCGCACCGGAGATCGACGCGGCCGCGGCGGAGACGGCCAAGGCCGAGTTCCAGGCGTCCGGCGCTGCGATCACGGTGGAGGAGCAGTCGACCATCTCGAAGGTCGCGAACGCGGTGACGGCTCCGTACAAGTCGATCTGGAGCACGATCAAATCCATCTTCTGA